The Caulobacter vibrioides sequence ATGGATCGCGTTCTTGAGGTCCAGATGCTTGGCCAGGGCGATGACGTCGGCGGCGTAGGTGTCCATCTCGTTGCCGGTGTCGGTCTGGCTGGAACGGCCGTGGCCGCGACGGTCATGGGCGATGACGCGATAACCCTTGCCCAGAAAGAACATCATCTGGGCGTCCCAGTCGTCCGAAGACAAAGGCCAGCCATGGTGGAAGACGACCGGCTGGGCGTCCTTGGGACCCCAGTCCTTGAAGAAGATTTGGGCGCCGTCGGTGGTGGTGAAGAAGCCGCTGCTCATGTCCGTCATTCCCGCTGGTGGGAGGCCGTCTGGCCGGTCCCGTTGTTCCGATGAGGCGAGAATGACGGACGCCTTTGGGCAACGATATGGAAATGATAGAAAGGCTTTGTTTCCAAAATATAGACTAGGACATTGTCAGCACTGGCTGGGCCTGTCGGACTTGATCACGCAAGCCATCTTCCGCCCCCGAACGGCGCCGTAGCGCGCCACGAGCTGGTCTTCGAAGAACATCCACTTGGCGCGTGTGTCCCGCGCCGCGACGTCCATCGCCTTGGCGTAGCCGCCGCGCGTGGTGTCGGCGGTGTCCTTGTTCAGCGTGGCGTGCTTGACGCGTCCGCCGCAGTGAAACGTCTCCGGAAAGCCATCATAGCATCCGCTGATCAGCCCGGCCGGAAACGCCGCGCGGTCCGACGACAGCCACCGCGCGGGCGCGCCGTTGTCGAGCCCCGGAGGATTGTCGATCGTCGGAGCGGAGCGCGGAGCGTCGACCCAGTTGGTATGCGAATAGAAGTCCTGGGCGGCATGGAACGCCAGACCCAGGTCCTCCAGCACATTGCATTTGGCCCGCCCCTTGGAGCCATCGTAGGTGCAGCCACCGAGGATACTGGTGCTATCCAAGTCGAGGTTGGGCTTGACCAGGCCAGCAGCGTCCCGCACCGCCGCTTCGAGATTGGTCATGATCCAGGAACGGCATGCGGACAGCTGGGCCTCCGCGGCCGAGCGCGTCTGAGCATAGCCGGGCGTGTCGAAGTAATCCCCGCCGTCGCAATGGACTTCCTTGCGGTCCATGAGGCCGCGACCAGGCCGGTCCGGCGCGCCGACGGCGCCGAAGGTTCCCGCCTTTCCCGCCAGCTCGGACAGGGAGTCCCCGCCAAATCCCAGACCGGCCAGGCCCTGCCGGGTTATCCGTTCGTGTTCGGCGTTTTGGCCAAGCAAGCCTCGAACGGTGCCGAAGGCGAGCGCGTGCGGAACGCCAACCACCAGCATGGCGATGGCGGTGATAAGCCAGTGACGCAATCTCATGGCAACCCTCACAGCCATGCAATCAAAGATTGCACACGAGGTGACCTGTGTCACGCAAAACGGGCGGCCCCTTTCGGAGCCGCCCGCCTGATTGCATCCGGAATGGAAGCGAAAGAGGCTTACGCCTCTTCGGCCGCCGCTTCCTTCTTGCTCAGGTCTTCGCCGGTTTCCTGGTCGACGACCTTCATCGACAGCTTGGTCTTGCCGCGGTCGTCGAAGCCCAGGAGCTTGACCTTGACCATCTGGCCTTCCTTCAGCACGTCCGACGGCTTGGCGACGCGTTCGTTGCTGATCTGGCTGACGTGGACGAGACCGTCCTTGGCGCCGAAGAAGTTCACGAAGGCGCCGAAGTCGACGACCTTCACGACCTTGCCGTCGTAGATCTTGCCCACTTCAGCTTCGTCGGTGATCGACTTGATCCAGTCGATCGCGGCCTTGATCTTGGCGCCGTCCGAGGCCGAGACCTTCACGGTGCCTTCGTCGTTAATGTCGACCTTAGCGCCGGTGGTGGCGACGATCTCACGGATCACCTTGCCGCCCGAACCGATCACTTCACGGATCTTGTCGGTCGGGATGGTGATGGTTTCGATCTTCGGGGCGTAGTCGCCGACGTCTTCACGCGGGGCGTCCATGGCCTTGTTCATTTCGCCGAGGATGTGAGCGCGGCCTTCCTTGGCCTGGGCAAGAGCCTGCTCCATGATCGCGGGCGTGATGCCGGCGATCTTGATGTCCATCTGCAGCGAGGTCAGGCCTTCGCTGGTGCCGGCGACCTTGAAGTCCATGTCGCCCAGGTGATCTTCGTCACCCAGGATGTCCGACAGAACCGCAAAACCGTCCTGCTCCAGGATCAGGCCCATGGCGATGCCCGAGACCGGACGGACCAGCGGCACGCCGGCGTCCATCATGGCCAGCGAGGAACCGCAGACCGTGGCCATCGAGGACGAACCGTTCGACTCGGTGATCTCCGAGACCAGACGGATCGTGTAGGGGAAGTCTTCCTTGCTCGGCAGCATCGGGCGCAGGGCGCGCCAGGCCAGCTTGCCGTGGCCGATTTCGCGGCGGCCTGGCGAGCCCATGCGGCCCGTCTCACCGACCGAGTAGGGCGGGAAGTTATAGTGCAGCAGGAAGGATTCCTTGTAGGTGCCTTCCAGGGCGTCGATGAACTGCTCGTCGTCGCCGGTGCCCAGGGTGGCGACCACGATCGCCTGGGTCTCACCGCGGGTGAACAGGGCCGAACCGTGGGTGCGCGGCAGGATGCCGACTTCGCCCAGGATCGGACGGACCGTCTTCACGTCACGGCCGTCGATGCGCAGGCCGGTGTCCAGGATGCCGCGACGCACGACGTCGGCTTCCAGT is a genomic window containing:
- the pnp gene encoding polyribonucleotide nucleotidyltransferase; this translates as MFDIKRKTIEWGGKTLVLETGRIARQADGAVLATMGETVVLATAVFAKSQKPGQDFFPLTVNYQEKTFAAGKIPGGFFKREGRPSEKETLVSRLIDRPIRPLFVKGFKNEVQVVVTVLQHDLENDPDILGMVAASAALVLSGAPFMGPIGAARVGWVDGGYVLNPTLDEMKESKMDLVVAGTADAVMMVESEIQELSEEIVLGGVNFAHQQMQTVIDAIIDLAEHAAKEPFAFEPEDTDAIKAKMKDLVGADIAAAYKIQKKQDRYEAVGAAKKKAVAALGLSEENPTGYDPLKLGAIFKELEADVVRRGILDTGLRIDGRDVKTVRPILGEVGILPRTHGSALFTRGETQAIVVATLGTGDDEQFIDALEGTYKESFLLHYNFPPYSVGETGRMGSPGRREIGHGKLAWRALRPMLPSKEDFPYTIRLVSEITESNGSSSMATVCGSSLAMMDAGVPLVRPVSGIAMGLILEQDGFAVLSDILGDEDHLGDMDFKVAGTSEGLTSLQMDIKIAGITPAIMEQALAQAKEGRAHILGEMNKAMDAPREDVGDYAPKIETITIPTDKIREVIGSGGKVIREIVATTGAKVDINDEGTVKVSASDGAKIKAAIDWIKSITDEAEVGKIYDGKVVKVVDFGAFVNFFGAKDGLVHVSQISNERVAKPSDVLKEGQMVKVKLLGFDDRGKTKLSMKVVDQETGEDLSKKEAAAEEA